From the genome of Hydrogenophilus thermoluteolus, one region includes:
- a CDS encoding SH3 domain-containing protein gives MLGQPFQRRLQDAAHSGRVFHRLALLVAAYCFATNAYAADYRSVREPVPVRKAPQEQAPIAFYYGPGTPVELIQERNGWAQVRDKDGGGLFWVPANALTTQRTVITRHAETEVRSAPDKSAALLSVLPANAVLRLNTAQRTPPGWVAVETAQGTGYVAKRDVWGW, from the coding sequence ATGCTTGGCCAGCCCTTCCAGCGACGGTTGCAAGACGCTGCGCACAGCGGGCGCGTTTTTCACCGCCTGGCGCTCCTCGTCGCTGCCTATTGTTTTGCCACTAATGCCTACGCTGCCGATTACCGCAGCGTCCGCGAGCCGGTACCGGTGCGAAAAGCACCCCAAGAGCAGGCGCCCATTGCGTTCTACTACGGTCCAGGCACTCCGGTCGAGCTCATCCAAGAACGCAACGGCTGGGCCCAAGTGCGCGACAAAGATGGGGGCGGTCTCTTTTGGGTTCCGGCCAACGCGCTCACGACGCAACGCACGGTGATCACACGTCACGCCGAAACCGAGGTTCGTTCCGCACCGGACAAAAGCGCGGCCCTTCTGAGCGTGCTTCCGGCAAATGCCGTATTGCGCCTGAACACCGCACAGCGCACGCCTCCCGGATGGGTAGCGGTAGAAACGGCGCAAGGAACAGGGTACGTGGCCAAACGCGACGTTTGGGGCTGGTAA
- a CDS encoding NAD(P)H-dependent glycerol-3-phosphate dehydrogenase, which translates to MRLAVLGAGAWGTALAIAWGQHHPVTLWCRSRALAQRIHTQRTNERYLAGPVLPPNVRVTDDCATAIGDAELVVIATPLAGLAQTVATLAQTAPHTPFLWACKGILPDTQELPHEIAARVWSETTAAALPDHGVITGPSFALEVAQGLPTAVVLASHNAQWAKAIIDTLHQPRFRLYAHHDVTGAEVGGAIKNVIAIAAGVAEGLGFGLNTRAALITRGLAEMGRLAEALGAERETLMGLAGMGDLILTCTGGLSRNRRLGLLLASGEPLSAALAALGHVAEGVPTTQACVQLANTLGIEMPIAQAVHELLFTPGTSAEAVVEKLLARDPRFEF; encoded by the coding sequence ATGCGACTGGCGGTTTTGGGGGCGGGCGCGTGGGGCACGGCACTTGCGATCGCATGGGGCCAACACCACCCGGTCACCCTCTGGTGCCGGTCGCGCGCATTGGCCCAGCGCATACACACACAGCGCACCAACGAACGCTACCTTGCAGGCCCGGTACTGCCGCCCAACGTGCGTGTCACGGACGATTGTGCTACCGCAATCGGTGACGCAGAATTGGTGGTCATCGCCACACCTCTTGCCGGACTTGCCCAAACGGTCGCCACCCTTGCCCAGACAGCACCGCACACTCCTTTCCTCTGGGCGTGCAAAGGGATTTTGCCCGACACGCAAGAACTGCCGCACGAAATCGCGGCGCGCGTCTGGAGTGAGACTACCGCTGCCGCGTTGCCCGACCACGGCGTGATCACGGGGCCAAGTTTTGCGCTGGAAGTGGCGCAAGGACTCCCCACCGCGGTCGTTTTGGCGTCACACAATGCCCAATGGGCCAAAGCGATCATCGATACGCTCCACCAGCCGCGCTTTCGCCTCTACGCGCACCATGACGTCACCGGCGCAGAAGTGGGCGGTGCGATCAAGAATGTGATCGCGATCGCGGCCGGAGTCGCCGAAGGGTTGGGGTTTGGGCTCAACACGCGTGCTGCGCTCATCACCCGGGGTCTTGCCGAAATGGGTCGGCTTGCCGAAGCCCTTGGTGCCGAGCGTGAAACGTTGATGGGGCTTGCCGGAATGGGGGATCTCATTCTCACCTGCACCGGTGGGCTTTCCCGCAACCGACGTTTGGGACTGTTACTCGCTAGCGGGGAGCCACTCTCTGCCGCACTGGCCGCGCTGGGACACGTTGCAGAAGGGGTGCCCACGACGCAAGCGTGTGTGCAACTTGCCAATACGCTTGGCATCGAAATGCCCATTGCTCAGGCCGTGCATGAACTGCTGTTCACACCGGGCACTTCAGCGGAAGCGGTCGTGGAAAAACTCCTCGCACGCGACCCAAGATTCGAATTCTGA
- a CDS encoding GNAT family N-acetyltransferase, with protein sequence MVGLRPLSDEIAEMKRLFVLPAFQGKQIGRMLVQAFLERAKALRYRKVRLDTVAKLVTANALYRRMGFYAIPPYRFNPFPDAMFWEKTIA encoded by the coding sequence ATGGTGGGGTTACGGCCGCTCAGTGACGAGATCGCCGAGATGAAGCGGCTGTTCGTGTTGCCTGCGTTTCAAGGGAAACAGATTGGGCGAATGCTCGTTCAGGCATTTTTGGAGCGGGCAAAAGCACTGCGGTACCGAAAAGTTCGGCTCGATACGGTGGCCAAACTGGTTACCGCGAATGCGCTCTATCGCCGAATGGGCTTTTACGCAATTCCGCCTTATCGTTTCAACCCATTCCCCGACGCGATGTTCTGGGAGAAAACGATCGCATAG
- a CDS encoding tRNA (cytidine(34)-2'-O)-methyltransferase: MFHIVLVEPEIPQNTGNIIRLCANTGAQLHLVRPLGFTLSDKQLRRAGLDYHEWATMQVHADWSACRAALAGRRWFLLTTQGETRYDQVAFAPEDVLVFGAETRGVSAAIHAEFSSAHRLRVPMRPGQRSLNLANTVALVLYEAWRQNGFSGSV, translated from the coding sequence GTGTTTCACATCGTGCTCGTCGAACCCGAGATCCCGCAAAACACGGGCAATATCATTCGTCTGTGCGCCAATACCGGTGCGCAGCTCCACTTGGTGCGGCCGTTGGGTTTTACCTTGTCCGACAAACAGTTGCGCCGTGCCGGCTTGGACTACCACGAATGGGCGACGATGCAGGTCCACGCCGATTGGTCTGCGTGTCGTGCCGCACTTGCGGGGAGACGCTGGTTTTTGCTGACGACCCAGGGGGAAACTCGGTACGATCAGGTGGCGTTTGCGCCCGAGGATGTTCTGGTCTTTGGCGCGGAAACCCGGGGCGTGTCGGCAGCGATCCATGCGGAATTCTCGTCAGCCCACCGGCTGCGCGTGCCAATGCGTCCCGGGCAACGCAGCCTCAATTTGGCCAATACCGTGGCGCTGGTGCTCTATGAGGCGTGGCGGCAAAATGGTTTTTCGGGGAGTGTCTGA
- a CDS encoding PqiC family protein, translating into MTTAGAVPERTQVVRVAVSVPQALDRRALTVRVDAVRYTIDDRYQWSLPFGAEVEEALRTRLAARYPAYVFVSDLSAAANRADKRLQFVFDRYEAARKGGAVAHGYCSLRAGNQTVWTRPFAFHTEAEATPEGIAQALQSLLDEVLSVCVLEPEGR; encoded by the coding sequence ATGACGACGGCAGGAGCGGTACCCGAACGCACGCAGGTGGTCCGGGTTGCCGTATCGGTGCCGCAAGCGCTCGATCGGCGTGCCTTGACCGTTCGTGTCGATGCGGTGCGCTACACGATCGACGATCGCTACCAATGGTCTTTGCCGTTTGGTGCGGAAGTTGAGGAAGCGCTCCGAACGCGACTTGCCGCGCGCTATCCAGCGTACGTGTTCGTTTCCGACCTGTCCGCGGCGGCCAATCGGGCCGATAAACGGTTACAGTTTGTTTTCGACCGTTATGAAGCCGCCCGGAAAGGAGGCGCGGTGGCACACGGTTATTGTTCGCTGCGTGCGGGCAACCAAACCGTGTGGACGCGCCCGTTTGCTTTCCATACCGAGGCCGAAGCAACGCCCGAAGGTATCGCACAGGCGTTGCAGTCGTTACTTGACGAAGTCCTCTCCGTCTGTGTGCTGGAACCAGAGGGGCGATAA
- a CDS encoding PqiB family protein codes for MTEHENLLTQLPEAQPATPSGAGFARWAIWLLPITALVIAFWVGYQAWRDAGVTVSVRFPTAAGIEAGKTRVRYKEVEVGRVTVVTLDPALDQVVVTLSINRDVARHLRADARFWVVKPRVTARAVTGLETLLSGAYITFDPGKNGARQSHYQGLNEPPLVSAEGGGKRFVLTSRTAAPLEVGTPLYFRGLAVGEVVGAALDPEGTLRVSVFVRAPYDEQVRVGSRFWVQQAARVEIGGRGIVAEVASGLALLHGGIAFDWRPPWGDAAQAAEGHSFPLYANAQEAENPAPEFRLIFRLRLPEGVSGLYPRTPVFFSGFEVGQVLGVLPRFDERTERVSPEVWIEVWPERLDLPKDEARVKAIFAAWVKEGLRAQPKPMSLLTGQKMIDLVFVPRAAPAELVWEGGYPTFPALPAAFDEVARTVTQLATDLRDAPWKELITELRDAAHGLRALLDAQDPHSAARQLRSVLQRTDRLLAELDRAPKAVMATLAQVRETLATLEKLTASLAEDWGDQGVPRAQLQAVLQSTQRAARAVELLAEELARHPESLIRGKAQ; via the coding sequence TTGACGGAACATGAGAATCTTTTGACCCAATTGCCGGAAGCTCAGCCTGCGACGCCGAGTGGTGCCGGGTTCGCGCGCTGGGCGATTTGGTTGTTGCCGATCACGGCGTTGGTGATCGCGTTTTGGGTGGGGTATCAGGCGTGGCGTGACGCGGGAGTGACGGTTTCCGTTCGTTTTCCAACCGCTGCCGGGATCGAAGCGGGTAAGACGCGCGTTCGCTACAAAGAGGTGGAAGTGGGTCGGGTGACCGTAGTGACGCTCGATCCAGCGCTCGATCAAGTGGTCGTGACGCTATCGATCAACCGGGACGTGGCGAGACACCTGCGAGCGGATGCCCGCTTCTGGGTGGTGAAACCGCGTGTGACGGCGCGTGCGGTTACCGGGCTGGAGACCTTGCTGTCTGGAGCGTACATAACGTTCGATCCGGGGAAAAACGGTGCGCGGCAATCCCACTATCAAGGGCTGAACGAACCGCCGTTGGTGTCCGCCGAGGGTGGCGGGAAACGTTTCGTTTTGACGTCGCGCACCGCCGCGCCGCTCGAGGTGGGAACGCCCCTCTACTTTCGCGGTTTGGCCGTTGGGGAAGTGGTCGGTGCGGCACTGGATCCGGAAGGAACGTTGCGTGTTTCGGTATTCGTGCGCGCGCCGTACGACGAACAGGTGCGCGTGGGCAGTCGATTCTGGGTGCAGCAGGCGGCGCGCGTCGAAATCGGCGGCCGCGGAATCGTTGCCGAGGTGGCTTCGGGTTTGGCGCTCTTGCACGGTGGCATTGCGTTCGACTGGCGACCACCGTGGGGTGACGCGGCGCAGGCGGCAGAGGGGCATAGTTTTCCGCTCTACGCCAATGCGCAAGAGGCAGAGAACCCTGCACCCGAGTTCCGCTTGATCTTTCGTTTGCGGCTCCCTGAGGGGGTGAGCGGACTCTATCCCAGGACGCCAGTCTTCTTCTCGGGTTTCGAAGTGGGACAGGTGTTGGGAGTCTTGCCGCGTTTCGACGAACGCACGGAACGGGTGAGCCCGGAGGTTTGGATCGAGGTCTGGCCGGAGCGCCTCGATCTGCCGAAGGATGAAGCGCGCGTCAAGGCGATTTTTGCTGCATGGGTCAAGGAGGGGTTGCGAGCGCAGCCCAAACCGATGAGTTTGCTCACCGGGCAGAAGATGATCGACTTGGTGTTCGTCCCCCGTGCCGCGCCGGCTGAACTGGTGTGGGAAGGGGGATACCCCACGTTCCCGGCGTTGCCCGCGGCATTCGACGAGGTAGCGCGAACCGTGACCCAATTGGCAACCGACCTGCGCGATGCCCCATGGAAAGAGCTCATCACCGAGCTGCGTGACGCCGCGCACGGGTTGCGCGCGCTTCTCGATGCCCAAGACCCCCATTCGGCAGCACGGCAGTTGCGTTCGGTACTACAGCGGACCGACCGATTGTTGGCCGAATTGGATCGCGCGCCCAAAGCGGTGATGGCCACTTTGGCCCAAGTGCGGGAAACGCTGGCAACATTGGAAAAGCTGACCGCGTCGCTCGCGGAAGATTGGGGGGATCAAGGGGTGCCCCGCGCACAGCTCCAGGCAGTGCTGCAATCGACGCAGCGCGCAGCCCGAGCGGTCGAGCTGCTCGCGGAAGAACTTGCGCGTCATCCTGAGTCGCTGATTCGCGGGAAGGCACAGTGA
- a CDS encoding paraquat-inducible protein A, with protein sequence MPPRFVTATMLGWARCDHCGAINRRVTRDRCRCAVCGATLPRVEETAQERRVVWALLLAAFAFYFPANLLPVMTVANLGRSEPSTLIGGVIHLYVVGSWGLATIVLVASVLIPFAKMVVLGFVLWVSGTRRRRWQPVAVRWLRWIGWLGRWSMVDVFVVALLAAWVQFGEIAAITPGAGTLAFAAVVVLTMVATERFRPRWLWWESDFDGT encoded by the coding sequence ATGCCACCGCGTTTCGTGACCGCTACGATGTTGGGGTGGGCGCGCTGTGACCATTGCGGCGCGATCAACCGCCGGGTCACCCGTGACCGCTGCCGCTGCGCGGTCTGTGGGGCCACGTTGCCGCGCGTTGAAGAGACCGCGCAAGAACGACGCGTGGTTTGGGCGCTGCTCCTTGCGGCGTTTGCGTTCTACTTTCCGGCGAACCTGTTACCGGTGATGACGGTCGCCAATTTGGGACGTTCGGAACCGAGTACGCTCATTGGTGGCGTGATCCACCTTTATGTGGTCGGTTCGTGGGGGCTGGCCACGATCGTGCTGGTGGCCAGTGTCTTGATCCCATTCGCGAAGATGGTGGTCCTGGGGTTCGTGCTCTGGGTGAGTGGCACGCGCCGCCGACGTTGGCAACCGGTCGCGGTGCGGTGGTTGCGGTGGATCGGCTGGTTGGGTCGCTGGTCGATGGTCGATGTCTTCGTCGTTGCGCTCTTGGCTGCATGGGTGCAGTTCGGCGAGATTGCGGCGATTACACCGGGTGCCGGAACGCTTGCTTTTGCCGCGGTGGTGGTGCTCACGATGGTTGCCACCGAGCGTTTTCGACCCCGGTGGTTGTGGTGGGAGTCCGATTTTGACGGAACATGA
- a CDS encoding paraquat-inducible protein A has product MKTAVRTGGWVARAEVVVCPECDLVTRLPKPLRGKRAYCPRCGAVVWRSGVPFRALLPWVVTAWVLWFASGVQPLAQLELFGQVTEVTLWTLAAALARGHETGLAAIVSATTVFAPLALLLTYTWLFVPLWRRRTVPGIRLLLRYAHWHRHWAMLDVFLLGVVVAVVKLGDMARLLPGLSLWAFVGFTVSLAVIHALFDWDRYRADWLACHRVS; this is encoded by the coding sequence ATGAAAACGGCTGTTCGAACCGGGGGGTGGGTGGCTCGCGCAGAGGTGGTGGTCTGTCCTGAATGTGATCTGGTGACGCGGTTGCCCAAGCCGCTGCGGGGTAAGCGTGCCTATTGTCCGCGTTGTGGCGCAGTTGTTTGGCGCAGCGGCGTGCCGTTTCGCGCGTTGCTGCCGTGGGTGGTCACTGCGTGGGTGCTGTGGTTTGCGAGCGGCGTGCAGCCGCTTGCGCAGCTCGAGCTTTTCGGGCAGGTTACCGAGGTGACGTTATGGACGTTGGCTGCGGCGCTTGCGCGGGGGCATGAAACGGGTTTGGCCGCGATCGTTTCAGCGACGACGGTTTTTGCGCCGCTTGCGTTGTTGCTGACCTACACGTGGCTTTTTGTTCCCTTGTGGCGCCGTCGAACGGTTCCCGGAATTCGTCTGTTGTTGCGGTATGCCCACTGGCACCGCCACTGGGCGATGCTCGATGTCTTTCTATTGGGCGTGGTCGTCGCGGTGGTGAAACTTGGGGATATGGCGCGTCTGCTTCCGGGGCTCAGCCTGTGGGCGTTCGTTGGTTTCACCGTTTCGTTGGCCGTGATCCACGCGCTTTTCGATTGGGATCGCTACCGTGCGGATTGGCTGGCATGCCACCGCGTTTCGTGA
- a CDS encoding ComF family protein translates to MISSDFTRILTKLTGTVCIGCERTHYGDAPWCDRCAEALPWWDAGQACVRCGEALASGGGETAGVCTRCAASPPSFQSTQAAFWYRAPVDRWVHRLKFHRALPYATALGTALATTAEPRGDLLLPIPLAPERQRTRGFNQAAEITRTVARIWGIPWQADGLRRCKETAMQATLDRAHRVENVAQAFVVRDRRLVTGRNVMVVDDVMTTGATLAAASEALRAAGANAVHLLVAARTAAPASAGDGTI, encoded by the coding sequence ATGATCAGCAGTGATTTTACGCGAATTTTGACGAAATTGACAGGAACTGTTTGTATCGGCTGCGAACGTACGCATTATGGCGACGCGCCGTGGTGTGACCGGTGTGCCGAGGCGTTGCCGTGGTGGGACGCCGGGCAAGCCTGCGTGCGTTGCGGAGAAGCGCTCGCTTCGGGGGGCGGCGAAACCGCTGGGGTCTGCACGCGCTGCGCGGCATCACCACCCAGCTTTCAATCGACGCAAGCGGCGTTTTGGTACCGAGCCCCGGTTGATCGCTGGGTGCACCGTTTGAAATTCCACCGGGCGTTACCGTATGCGACGGCGTTGGGCACGGCACTTGCCACTACCGCCGAACCACGGGGCGATTTGCTGCTGCCGATTCCGCTTGCTCCAGAACGGCAACGAACGCGCGGGTTCAATCAGGCGGCGGAGATCACGCGGACGGTTGCGCGTATCTGGGGCATTCCTTGGCAGGCGGACGGGTTGCGGCGGTGCAAAGAAACGGCGATGCAGGCGACCCTTGATCGCGCGCACCGTGTGGAAAACGTCGCGCAGGCGTTCGTCGTGCGCGATCGCCGCCTGGTGACGGGACGAAACGTGATGGTGGTCGACGACGTGATGACCACCGGGGCGACGCTTGCTGCAGCCAGCGAAGCATTGCGGGCAGCCGGAGCGAACGCAGTCCATCTCTTGGTCGCTGCGCGGACCGCAGCGCCCGCTTCCGCTGGGGACGGCACGATATAA
- the bioB gene encoding biotin synthase BioB yields the protein MASVLTAPAATTRTSETSFEARKAQLREWFSLPFFDLLHRAHETHRRHFPGHRVQRSTLLSIKTGGCSEDCGYCSQSARYEKATGLSRQRLLSVDEVRARAEAAKAAGASRFCMGAAWRGPKGQDLDRVAELIASVKALGLETCVTLGMLTDDQAARLKAAGLDYYNHNVDTAPEYYDQVITTHTLQDRLRTLEAVRKAGIKVCCGGIIGMGETREDRISMLALLADLDPPPESVPINQLVPIPGTPLGDQPPLDPFEFVRTIAVARLAMPTSYVRLSAGRKTMSDELQALCFYAGANSIFYGDALLTTGNPDVAHDNALFERLGLQPE from the coding sequence ATGGCCTCCGTTCTTACTGCCCCCGCCGCAACTACCCGCACCTCAGAAACCTCATTCGAAGCGCGCAAGGCCCAGCTACGCGAATGGTTCTCACTGCCGTTTTTCGACCTGCTGCACCGTGCGCACGAAACCCATCGCCGCCATTTTCCTGGCCACCGCGTGCAACGCTCCACCCTCCTGTCGATCAAAACCGGCGGTTGCTCCGAAGACTGTGGCTACTGTTCGCAGTCGGCACGCTACGAAAAAGCTACCGGTTTGTCTCGGCAACGGCTCCTCTCCGTCGACGAGGTGCGCGCCCGCGCCGAAGCAGCCAAGGCAGCCGGAGCCAGCCGTTTCTGCATGGGCGCGGCGTGGCGCGGCCCCAAAGGCCAAGACCTGGATCGGGTGGCGGAACTGATCGCCTCCGTGAAAGCGCTGGGGCTCGAAACCTGCGTCACGCTCGGGATGCTCACCGACGACCAAGCGGCCCGTCTCAAAGCGGCTGGGCTCGATTACTACAACCACAACGTCGACACCGCTCCCGAATACTACGACCAAGTGATCACCACGCATACCCTGCAAGATCGGTTGCGCACGTTGGAGGCGGTACGCAAAGCAGGGATCAAGGTTTGCTGTGGTGGCATCATCGGCATGGGTGAGACCCGCGAAGACCGTATCAGTATGCTCGCACTCTTGGCCGATCTCGACCCGCCGCCCGAATCGGTACCGATCAACCAACTCGTCCCGATTCCCGGCACCCCACTCGGCGATCAACCGCCGCTCGACCCATTTGAATTCGTCCGCACCATCGCCGTTGCCCGACTGGCGATGCCGACCAGTTACGTCCGCCTCTCCGCCGGTCGCAAAACGATGAGCGACGAACTGCAGGCGCTCTGCTTCTACGCCGGCGCCAACTCGATCTTCTATGGCGACGCGCTCCTCACCACCGGCAACCCGGACGTCGCGCACGACAACGCACTCTTCGAACGCTTGGGGCTGCAACCGGAATGA
- a CDS encoding adenosylmethionine--8-amino-7-oxononanoate transaminase encodes MSSAHQLVERSLAAIWHPCTQMQRHLHPDPARRIPLLPVARAEGPWLFDPDGNRYFDAFSSWWTTLFGHCHPHIVAAVREQIATLDHVLLAGCTHAPAVELAERLAAKTDGTLGHAFFASDGASAVEIALKLAAHYWRNQGFPEKHRFVAFAGGYHGETVGALAVTDIPIFREAYEPLIRPAAMMPSPDTRRGPNAAHEALAALAEYLAVHHAETAAVIVEPLVQGAGGMAMHPPSFLNALRDLCTRHDVLLIFDEIAVGCGRTGRFFAHEHAGVRPDLLTLSKGITGGTLPLAVVLARDELFRAFLADEVTRAFLHSHSYTGNPLACRAACATLDLLDNPEVWPQIETLGAAFEAAMAQVAAQVGGVHLRRTGTIVAFDLPDAPGDFAPRVAKAALAAGLLLRPLGNTCYVMPPFATPPELAEWFGTQLLRTLTQVLETAAASDCFQPAHPQEPPLP; translated from the coding sequence ATGAGCAGCGCACACCAGCTTGTCGAACGCTCCCTAGCGGCAATCTGGCACCCGTGCACGCAGATGCAGCGTCATCTGCACCCGGACCCGGCACGCCGCATTCCCCTGTTACCGGTGGCGCGGGCCGAAGGGCCGTGGCTCTTCGACCCGGATGGGAACCGCTACTTCGACGCATTCAGCTCTTGGTGGACCACCCTTTTTGGTCATTGCCACCCGCACATCGTCGCCGCGGTGCGCGAACAGATCGCGACGCTCGACCACGTACTCCTTGCTGGCTGCACCCACGCCCCAGCGGTAGAACTCGCCGAAAGGCTTGCGGCAAAAACCGACGGCACGCTGGGACACGCCTTCTTCGCGTCGGATGGCGCCAGCGCCGTCGAAATTGCATTGAAATTGGCTGCGCACTACTGGCGCAACCAGGGTTTTCCTGAGAAGCACCGCTTCGTGGCCTTTGCCGGCGGCTACCACGGGGAAACGGTTGGCGCACTTGCGGTCACCGACATCCCGATCTTTCGTGAAGCGTACGAACCGCTCATCCGCCCCGCGGCGATGATGCCGTCGCCCGATACACGTCGCGGCCCCAATGCTGCGCACGAAGCGCTTGCCGCGCTCGCAGAATACTTGGCGGTACACCACGCAGAAACCGCTGCGGTCATCGTCGAACCGCTCGTGCAGGGCGCTGGCGGCATGGCGATGCACCCGCCGTCGTTCCTGAATGCGCTGCGCGACCTGTGCACCCGCCACGACGTGCTTCTCATTTTCGACGAAATCGCCGTCGGCTGCGGCCGCACCGGTCGTTTCTTCGCCCATGAGCACGCGGGTGTCCGACCGGACCTCCTCACCCTCTCCAAAGGCATCACGGGCGGCACGCTTCCGCTTGCGGTGGTGCTTGCGCGCGACGAACTCTTTCGCGCGTTCCTTGCCGACGAAGTCACGCGCGCCTTTCTCCATTCCCACTCCTACACGGGCAACCCGCTTGCCTGCCGCGCCGCATGCGCCACGCTCGACCTCTTGGACAATCCGGAGGTTTGGCCACAGATCGAAACGCTCGGCGCTGCGTTCGAAGCGGCGATGGCTCAAGTCGCCGCGCAGGTGGGTGGGGTTCACCTGCGCCGCACCGGCACGATCGTTGCGTTCGACCTCCCTGACGCCCCAGGCGATTTCGCCCCGCGGGTCGCGAAAGCAGCGCTTGCGGCAGGGCTCCTCTTGCGCCCCCTTGGCAACACCTGCTACGTGATGCCGCCGTTCGCCACCCCGCCGGAACTGGCCGAATGGTTCGGCACGCAGTTGTTGCGCACCCTCACGCAGGTGCTCGAGACCGCAGCCGCATCGGACTGCTTTCAACCGGCACACCCTCAGGAACCGCCGCTGCCATGA
- the bioF gene encoding 8-amino-7-oxononanoate synthase produces the protein MTAHDPWQLPAEWLAQRRAQGLERRHRPFAPSSTSGIAHARNRQWVNFASNDYLGLAHHPAVIAAWQAGATRWGVGSTASALVCGYTEAHETLESALAAWLGFPAARLFTSGYAANLAAVTMLASESPSTTAIFADKLVHASLIDALLLARAHGAHVRRYPHRDTETLARWLAESPAPLKIIVTDGVFSMDGDIAPLPELASLAERHRAWLIVDDAHGIGVLGKGRGTFAHFGLTPPPHWLWIATFGKAVGVAGAAILGSKDAIAWLDQSARTHIYTTAMPPAQAEALNAAITVIRTEPERLAHLHRLIAQWRSLAQTLAATAATPLESATAIQPLVVGESQRALHLAQALERSGFLVPAIRPPTVPPNTARLRISLSAAHEPEHLVHLAAALQNLLAPPHRNGT, from the coding sequence ATGACCGCGCACGATCCTTGGCAACTGCCTGCCGAATGGCTCGCGCAACGGCGAGCGCAGGGGCTCGAACGCCGCCACCGCCCCTTTGCCCCCAGTTCAACGAGTGGGATCGCCCATGCCCGCAATCGGCAATGGGTCAATTTCGCCAGCAACGACTACCTGGGGCTAGCCCACCATCCGGCGGTGATCGCAGCGTGGCAGGCAGGCGCCACGCGCTGGGGCGTGGGGTCCACCGCGTCGGCGCTCGTCTGCGGCTATACCGAAGCGCACGAAACGCTCGAAAGCGCGCTCGCCGCGTGGCTGGGCTTCCCTGCGGCGCGGCTCTTTACCTCCGGCTACGCCGCGAACCTGGCTGCGGTGACGATGCTCGCAAGCGAATCCCCTTCGACGACCGCCATTTTTGCCGACAAGCTCGTCCATGCGTCGCTCATCGACGCGCTGCTTCTTGCACGTGCCCACGGGGCGCACGTGCGCCGCTACCCGCACCGGGACACCGAAACGCTGGCGCGCTGGCTTGCCGAAAGCCCTGCCCCCCTCAAAATCATCGTCACCGACGGTGTCTTCAGCATGGATGGCGACATCGCGCCGCTTCCTGAGCTCGCCTCCCTTGCCGAACGCCACCGCGCGTGGTTGATCGTCGACGACGCCCACGGCATCGGGGTGTTGGGTAAAGGACGCGGCACGTTCGCCCATTTCGGCCTGACCCCACCACCGCATTGGCTCTGGATCGCTACCTTTGGCAAAGCGGTGGGCGTTGCCGGTGCGGCGATTCTGGGGAGTAAAGATGCGATTGCTTGGCTCGACCAAAGCGCGCGCACCCACATCTACACCACCGCAATGCCACCGGCGCAGGCAGAAGCGCTCAACGCAGCGATCACCGTGATCCGCACCGAACCGGAGCGGTTGGCCCACCTGCACCGCTTGATCGCGCAATGGCGTTCCCTCGCCCAAACGCTTGCCGCAACAGCAGCAACCCCGCTCGAATCGGCAACCGCGATTCAGCCGCTCGTTGTCGGCGAAAGTCAGCGCGCCCTGCACCTCGCGCAGGCGCTCGAACGAAGTGGTTTCCTGGTTCCAGCAATCCGCCCCCCAACCGTTCCGCCCAACACGGCGCGCCTGCGCATCTCGCTCTCGGCAGCCCATGAGCCGGAACACCTCGTGCACCTTGCCGCTGCGCTCCAGAACCTTTTGGCACCACCGCACAGGAACGGAACGTGA